The Streptomyces sp. NBC_01244 genome contains a region encoding:
- a CDS encoding PDR/VanB family oxidoreductase, which translates to MRRALTVTALAGTAWLAKRAIGRRIDSGSPLWPLPALETPVSGYSPRRWIPALIVSRTEPADGVLSLTLESAELPEWAPGAHLDVRLPSGLVRQYSLCGDPADRGRYTIAVRLVEDGRGGSREAHAQLVEGAELPVRPPRNRFPLVPSPSYVFVAGGIGITPVLPMLRAATEAGADWTLLYGGRSRASMPFLAELARYGDRVTVVPEDEAGFPDLSVLGALGPDAPVYCCGPAPLMAAVEAAAPAGTAVHLERFAPAAAGGDAKPFTVELRRSGRVVEVAAAESALTAVRRELPSTPYSCEQGFCGTCQHRVLSGDIDHRDTLLTDGEREDSMLLCVSRAASDRLVLDL; encoded by the coding sequence ATGAGGCGCGCCCTCACGGTGACCGCGCTCGCGGGCACCGCATGGCTGGCGAAGCGCGCGATCGGCCGGCGCATCGACTCCGGTTCGCCCCTGTGGCCGCTGCCCGCGCTGGAGACCCCGGTCTCGGGGTACTCGCCTCGCCGGTGGATCCCGGCGCTGATCGTCTCCCGTACGGAGCCGGCGGACGGGGTGCTGTCCCTGACCCTGGAATCGGCGGAGCTCCCGGAGTGGGCCCCGGGCGCGCACCTGGACGTGCGGCTCCCCTCGGGGCTGGTCCGCCAGTACTCCCTGTGCGGCGACCCCGCCGACCGGGGCCGCTACACGATCGCGGTCCGGCTCGTGGAGGACGGCCGCGGCGGCTCGCGCGAGGCGCACGCCCAGCTGGTGGAGGGCGCGGAGCTCCCGGTCCGCCCGCCCCGCAACCGCTTCCCCCTCGTCCCTTCCCCGTCCTACGTCTTCGTCGCGGGCGGGATCGGCATCACCCCGGTCCTCCCGATGCTCCGGGCGGCGACGGAGGCCGGCGCGGACTGGACCCTGCTCTACGGGGGCCGCTCGCGGGCCTCGATGCCCTTCCTGGCCGAACTCGCCCGGTACGGGGACCGGGTCACGGTCGTCCCCGAGGACGAGGCGGGCTTCCCCGACCTGAGCGTGCTCGGCGCGCTCGGACCGGACGCGCCGGTCTACTGCTGCGGCCCGGCCCCGCTGATGGCCGCGGTCGAGGCGGCCGCACCGGCGGGCACCGCGGTCCACTTGGAGCGGTTCGCCCCGGCGGCGGCCGGCGGGGACGCGAAGCCCTTCACGGTGGAACTGCGCCGCTCGGGGCGGGTCGTGGAGGTGGCGGCGGCGGAATCCGCCCTGACCGCCGTCCGCCGGGAGCTCCCCAGTACCCCGTACTCCTGCGAGCAGGGCTTCTGCGGCACCTGCCAACACCGGGTCCTGTCGGGGGACATCGACCACCGCGACACCCTCCTCACGGACGGCGAACGCGAGGACTCCATGCTCCTGTGCGTCTCCCGCGCGGCCTCGGACCGCCTGGTCCTGGACCTGTAG
- a CDS encoding TetR/AcrR family transcriptional regulator, translating into MTTGVRRRMGVEERRQQLIGVALELFSHRSPDDVSIDEIAAAAGISRPLVYHYFPGKLSLYEAALRRAADELALRFVEPQEGPLGARLLRVMGRFFAFVDEHGPGFSALMRGGPAVGSSRANAMIDEVRQAAYEQILSHLGVDRQAPPARLELVVRSWVSLAESTALIWLDGRRIPRAELELQLVHDFAALAAVSAAYDAEMAGILVRILVDEPADGPFGELVGRLVALVPTGSGPSVPGPR; encoded by the coding sequence ATGACAACCGGGGTGCGGCGCAGGATGGGTGTCGAGGAGCGGCGGCAGCAGCTGATCGGGGTGGCGCTGGAACTGTTCAGCCACCGGTCGCCCGACGATGTGTCCATCGACGAGATCGCGGCGGCCGCGGGGATATCGCGGCCGCTGGTCTACCACTACTTCCCCGGCAAGCTGAGCCTCTACGAGGCTGCGCTGCGGCGGGCCGCCGACGAGCTCGCGCTGCGGTTCGTGGAGCCCCAGGAGGGGCCGCTCGGAGCGCGGTTGCTCCGGGTCATGGGGCGGTTCTTCGCCTTCGTCGACGAGCACGGGCCCGGATTCTCGGCGCTGATGCGGGGCGGTCCGGCGGTCGGCAGCAGCCGGGCCAACGCGATGATCGACGAGGTGCGGCAGGCGGCGTACGAGCAGATCCTCTCGCACCTGGGGGTCGACCGGCAGGCTCCGCCCGCCCGGCTGGAGCTCGTGGTGCGCTCGTGGGTGTCGCTGGCCGAGTCGACGGCGCTGATCTGGCTGGACGGCCGGCGGATCCCGCGCGCCGAGCTGGAGTTGCAGCTGGTGCACGATTTCGCGGCGCTGGCCGCGGTGAGCGCCGCGTACGACGCGGAGATGGCGGGGATCCTCGTACGGATCCTCGTGGACGAGCCGGCCGACGGGCCGTTCGGGGAGCTGGTGGGGCGGCTGGTGGCCCTGGTTCCGACGGGATCCGGCCCCTCGGTGCCCGGTCCGCGCTGA
- a CDS encoding GNAT family N-acetyltransferase: MIIDDGIVFRQAEEKDAGTLVALYDQAAHWMAAHGIDQWKPGQKDPGHFRAVMREGEVWIASDGNGHAVGAYELWWSDEDAWGIQPPVAGYVHRLMVEREAAPAGAGRRLLEHFERRIARAGRERARLDCVSTNPRLVAYYQSAGYRVVGEFPHKVGKDGQVYGVILLEKRLDQLTLVNSA; encoded by the coding sequence GTGATCATTGACGACGGGATCGTGTTCCGGCAGGCCGAGGAGAAGGACGCCGGCACGCTGGTGGCCCTGTACGACCAGGCCGCCCACTGGATGGCCGCGCACGGGATCGACCAGTGGAAGCCCGGGCAGAAGGACCCCGGCCACTTCCGTGCGGTCATGCGCGAGGGCGAGGTGTGGATCGCCTCGGACGGCAACGGGCACGCCGTCGGGGCGTACGAGCTGTGGTGGTCCGACGAGGACGCCTGGGGCATCCAGCCGCCCGTGGCCGGCTACGTGCACCGGCTCATGGTCGAACGCGAAGCCGCGCCCGCCGGGGCCGGCCGGCGGCTGCTCGAACACTTCGAGCGGCGCATCGCCAGGGCCGGCCGCGAACGAGCGCGGCTGGACTGCGTCTCGACGAACCCCCGGCTGGTCGCGTACTACCAGTCCGCGGGCTACCGGGTGGTCGGGGAGTTCCCCCACAAGGTGGGCAAGGACGGGCAGGTGTACGGGGTGATCCTGCTGGAGAAGCGACTGGATCAGCTCACCCTGGTCAACTCGGCCTGA
- the pulA gene encoding pullulanase-type alpha-1,6-glucosidase, which produces MIRPALAGAAGVLAATLAVTLLPALPAAAAAAAKAPPAPPSDAKLAAEAARHDLTREQFYFVLPDRFANGDPRNDRGGLTGSRLETGLDPTDKGFYQGGDLQGITDRLDYIKGLGTTAIWMAPIFKNQPVQGTGKDASAGYHGYWITDFTQVDPHFGTNADLERLIDKAHGKGMKVFFDVITNHTADVVDYREASYGYLSKGAFPYLTKDGVPFEDSDYQAGEGKFPKTDGDSFPRTPFVPAAKKNLKVPAWLNDPTMYHNRGDSTFAGESSDQGDFFGLDDLWTERPEVVEGMEKIYEKWVEEFDVDGFRIDTVKHVNTGFWTQWATALDAYAARHGREDFFMFGEVYSADTAITSPYVTRGRLDATLDFPLQEAIRSYAAQGAEAGRLASVFGDDYRYTTDKANAYEQVTFLGNHDMGRFGTFLKQDRPGAGEQELLDRYRLANELMFLSRGNPVIYSGDEQGFTGAGGDKDARQPLFASEAGDYLDDDQLGTARTHASDAYDPEHPLYKQISALAQLTKDHPALRDGVQSERFSDGSAYAFARTDTRTRTEYLVAANNATAPRTIDLDAPAGVQYAALYGGTATLIRSSAAGKLTVTLPALGSVVLQATTPAAKPTTKPTLTLKAPAPGATGTVELSAEVTGDPLSRVVFAAQTGTDKWQVLGSADHAPYKVTQFVDAEAAAGTPLRYKAVVVDSAGRTASALATSATGQLPPVEVPTATQRDYAVVHYNRPDGDYTDWRLYAWGDLAEGEATPWPAGHDFTGRDAYGAFAHVKLKPGASSVSYLVIDKNGTKDVATDRTIDVTKTGEIWLEQGKEPARTDRPAYPPQDTSMAVLHYQRPDGAYEGWGLHVWTGAATPTDWSKPVLPVRTDSYGAVYEVPLAAGATSLSYILHNGDAKDLPSDQSLDLKSNGHEVWMLGGKEKYLLPQPAGSAAALDLTKAQAVWIDRDTVAWNAPQAAASLQLLASREGAVKAENGTLTGAGSARWLRLATTELTAAQKQKYPHLAAYAAFTVDPRDRDRVREALRGQLVASARAANGAVLAATGVQLAGVLDDLYATADRLGPVFKDGRPTLSVWAPTAQQVTLELDGRRQVPMRRDDATGVWSVRGDRDWTGKRYRFAVTVWAPSTGRVVRNLVTDPYSTALTTDSAYSLAVDLADPKLAPAGWRELKKPASVPFTSAQIQELHIRDFSVADTTSTHPGRYLAFTDTASAGMRHLRDLAAAGTSYVHLLPAFDIGTIPEKPGDRTEPDCDLKVYAPDSEEQQACVAAAAAKDAYNWGYDPLHYTVPEGSYASDPNGTARTVEFRRMVQSLNGAGLRTVMDVVYNHTVAAGQSDKSVLDRIVPGYYQRLLADGSVATSTCCANTAPENAMMGRLVVDSVVTWAKQYKVDGFRFDLMGHHPKANILAVRAALDALTVAKDGVDGKKIVLYGEGWNFGEVANDARFVQATQQNMAGTGIATFSDRARDAVRGGGPFDEDPRVQGFASGLFTAPNASPANGTPEQQRVRLLHDQDLIKVGLTGNLAGYAFTDSTGRAVKGSEVDYNGAPAGYAAAPGDALAYVDAHDNETLFDALAFKLPEGTSTADRARSQVLAMSVAALSQGPALSQAGTDLLRSKSLDRNSYDSGDWFNAILWGCKDGNGFGRGLPPAADNRAKWPYAKPLLAAPAPGCAEIGGASSAYRDLLKIRTTEPAFALTTTAAVQAKLAFPLSGPEETPGVITMTLGDLVVVFNAAPTALTQRVPALAGTAYALHPVQASGADPVVRRAAYDPAKGEFAVPARTAAVFKRG; this is translated from the coding sequence TTGATACGCCCCGCCCTCGCCGGCGCCGCGGGAGTGCTCGCAGCCACCCTGGCCGTGACGCTCCTGCCCGCCCTTCCCGCCGCCGCGGCGGCCGCCGCCAAGGCGCCACCGGCCCCGCCCTCGGACGCCAAACTGGCCGCCGAGGCCGCGCGGCACGACCTGACCCGGGAGCAGTTCTACTTCGTGCTCCCGGACCGGTTCGCGAACGGCGACCCGCGCAACGACCGGGGCGGGCTGACCGGCTCCCGGCTGGAGACCGGCCTGGACCCGACGGACAAGGGCTTCTACCAGGGCGGGGACCTCCAGGGGATCACCGACCGGCTGGACTACATCAAGGGGCTCGGCACCACCGCCATCTGGATGGCGCCGATCTTCAAGAACCAGCCGGTGCAGGGGACGGGCAAGGACGCCTCGGCCGGCTACCACGGCTACTGGATCACCGACTTCACCCAGGTCGACCCGCACTTCGGGACCAACGCCGACCTGGAGCGGCTGATCGACAAGGCGCACGGGAAGGGGATGAAGGTCTTCTTCGACGTCATCACCAACCACACCGCCGACGTCGTCGACTACCGGGAGGCGTCCTACGGGTACCTCTCGAAGGGCGCCTTCCCGTACCTGACCAAGGACGGGGTGCCCTTCGAGGACTCCGACTACCAGGCGGGAGAGGGGAAGTTCCCGAAGACCGACGGCGACTCCTTCCCCCGCACCCCCTTCGTCCCCGCGGCGAAGAAGAACCTCAAGGTCCCGGCCTGGCTCAACGACCCGACGATGTACCACAACCGGGGCGACTCCACCTTCGCCGGGGAATCCTCCGACCAGGGTGACTTCTTCGGCCTCGACGACCTGTGGACCGAGCGTCCCGAGGTCGTGGAGGGGATGGAGAAGATCTACGAGAAGTGGGTCGAGGAGTTCGACGTCGACGGCTTCCGGATCGACACCGTCAAGCACGTGAACACCGGCTTCTGGACCCAGTGGGCCACCGCCCTCGACGCGTACGCGGCCCGGCACGGCCGCGAGGACTTCTTCATGTTCGGCGAGGTCTACTCCGCCGACACGGCGATCACCTCCCCGTACGTGACCCGGGGCCGCCTGGACGCCACGCTCGACTTCCCGCTCCAGGAGGCGATCCGCTCGTACGCCGCCCAGGGCGCGGAGGCCGGAAGGCTGGCCTCCGTCTTCGGCGACGACTACCGGTACACCACCGACAAGGCGAACGCCTACGAGCAGGTCACCTTCCTCGGCAACCACGACATGGGCCGCTTCGGGACCTTCCTGAAGCAGGACCGGCCGGGGGCGGGGGAGCAAGAGCTGCTGGACCGGTACCGACTGGCCAACGAGCTGATGTTCCTCTCCCGGGGCAACCCGGTGATCTACTCCGGCGACGAGCAGGGCTTCACCGGCGCGGGCGGGGACAAGGACGCCCGCCAGCCCCTCTTCGCCTCCGAGGCGGGCGACTACCTGGACGACGACCAGCTCGGAACGGCGCGCACCCACGCGAGCGATGCTTACGATCCGGAGCACCCGCTCTACAAGCAGATCAGTGCTCTCGCACAGCTGACGAAGGACCACCCGGCCCTCCGCGACGGCGTCCAGAGCGAACGTTTCTCCGACGGGTCGGCCTACGCCTTCGCCCGCACCGACACCCGCACGCGCACCGAGTACCTGGTCGCGGCCAACAACGCCACCGCGCCCCGCACCATCGACCTCGACGCCCCGGCAGGCGTCCAGTACGCCGCCCTCTACGGCGGCACGGCCACGCTGATCCGCTCCTCCGCGGCCGGCAAGCTGACCGTCACCCTCCCGGCCCTCGGCTCCGTGGTCCTCCAGGCCACCACCCCCGCCGCCAAGCCCACCACCAAGCCCACCCTGACCCTCAAGGCCCCGGCCCCCGGCGCCACCGGCACCGTCGAGCTCTCGGCCGAGGTCACCGGCGACCCCCTGAGCCGGGTCGTGTTCGCCGCCCAGACCGGCACGGACAAGTGGCAGGTCCTCGGCTCCGCCGACCACGCACCGTACAAGGTCACCCAGTTCGTCGACGCCGAAGCCGCCGCCGGCACCCCGCTGCGCTACAAGGCCGTGGTCGTCGACTCCGCCGGCCGCACCGCGAGCGCCCTCGCCACGTCGGCCACCGGCCAGCTCCCGCCCGTCGAAGTCCCCACCGCCACCCAGCGCGACTACGCGGTCGTCCACTACAACCGCCCCGACGGCGACTACACCGACTGGCGGCTCTACGCCTGGGGCGACCTCGCCGAGGGCGAAGCCACCCCCTGGCCCGCCGGCCACGACTTCACCGGCCGCGACGCCTACGGAGCCTTCGCCCACGTCAAGCTCAAGCCCGGTGCGAGCAGCGTCAGTTACCTCGTCATCGACAAGAACGGCACCAAGGACGTCGCCACCGACCGCACCATCGACGTGACGAAGACCGGGGAGATCTGGCTGGAGCAGGGCAAGGAGCCCGCCCGCACCGACCGCCCCGCCTACCCGCCGCAGGACACCTCGATGGCCGTCCTGCACTACCAGCGCCCCGACGGCGCCTACGAGGGCTGGGGCCTGCACGTCTGGACCGGAGCGGCCACGCCCACCGACTGGTCCAAGCCGGTCCTCCCCGTCCGCACCGACTCCTACGGCGCCGTCTACGAGGTCCCCCTCGCCGCCGGAGCCACCAGCCTCAGCTACATCCTCCACAACGGCGACGCCAAGGACCTCCCGTCCGACCAGTCCCTCGACCTGAAGAGCAACGGGCACGAGGTGTGGATGCTGGGCGGCAAGGAGAAGTACCTCCTCCCGCAGCCCGCCGGCAGCGCCGCGGCCCTGGACCTGACCAAGGCCCAGGCCGTCTGGATCGACCGTGACACCGTCGCCTGGAACGCCCCGCAGGCCGCCGCCTCCCTCCAGCTCCTCGCCTCCCGCGAAGGCGCCGTCAAGGCCGAGAACGGCACCCTGACCGGCGCCGGCAGTGCCCGGTGGCTGCGCCTGGCCACGACCGAGCTGACCGCCGCGCAGAAGCAGAAGTACCCGCACCTGGCCGCGTACGCCGCCTTCACCGTCGACCCGCGCGACCGCGACCGCGTCCGCGAAGCCCTGCGCGGCCAGCTCGTGGCCAGTGCCCGCGCCGCGAACGGCGCCGTCCTCGCCGCCACGGGAGTCCAGCTCGCCGGGGTCCTCGACGACCTGTACGCGACCGCCGACCGCCTCGGCCCGGTGTTCAAGGACGGCCGCCCCACCCTCTCCGTCTGGGCCCCGACCGCCCAGCAGGTGACCCTCGAACTGGACGGCCGCCGCCAGGTCCCGATGCGCCGCGACGACGCCACCGGCGTCTGGTCGGTGCGCGGCGACCGCGACTGGACCGGCAAGCGCTACCGCTTCGCCGTCACCGTCTGGGCCCCGAGCACCGGCCGGGTGGTCCGCAACCTGGTCACCGACCCGTACTCCACCGCCCTGACCACGGACTCCGCGTACAGCCTGGCCGTGGACCTCGCCGACCCGAAGCTCGCCCCGGCCGGCTGGCGCGAGCTGAAGAAGCCCGCGTCAGTCCCCTTCACCTCCGCGCAGATCCAGGAGCTGCACATCCGCGACTTCTCGGTCGCCGACACCACCAGCACCCACCCCGGCCGGTACCTGGCCTTCACGGACACCGCCTCGGCGGGCATGCGCCACCTGCGCGACCTGGCCGCCGCCGGCACCTCGTACGTCCACCTCCTGCCCGCCTTCGACATCGGCACCATCCCCGAGAAGCCCGGGGACCGCACCGAACCCGACTGCGACCTGAAGGTCTACGCCCCCGACTCCGAGGAGCAGCAGGCCTGCGTGGCCGCCGCGGCCGCGAAGGACGCCTACAACTGGGGCTACGACCCGCTGCACTACACGGTCCCCGAGGGCTCGTACGCGAGCGACCCGAACGGCACGGCCCGCACGGTGGAGTTCCGCCGCATGGTGCAGTCCCTGAACGGCGCGGGCCTGCGCACGGTCATGGACGTGGTCTACAACCACACCGTGGCCGCCGGCCAGTCCGACAAGTCGGTGCTCGACCGCATCGTCCCCGGCTACTACCAGCGGCTGCTGGCCGACGGCTCCGTCGCCACCTCCACCTGCTGCGCCAACACCGCCCCCGAGAACGCCATGATGGGCCGTCTCGTCGTGGACTCGGTGGTCACCTGGGCCAAGCAGTACAAGGTCGACGGCTTCCGTTTCGACCTCATGGGCCACCACCCGAAGGCCAACATCCTGGCCGTGCGCGCCGCACTGGACGCGCTGACCGTCGCGAAGGACGGGGTCGACGGGAAGAAGATCGTCCTCTACGGGGAGGGCTGGAACTTCGGCGAGGTCGCGAACGACGCCCGCTTCGTCCAGGCCACGCAGCAGAACATGGCCGGCACCGGCATCGCCACCTTCTCCGACCGGGCCCGCGACGCGGTCCGCGGCGGCGGCCCCTTCGACGAGGACCCGCGCGTCCAGGGCTTCGCCTCCGGCCTGTTCACCGCCCCCAACGCCTCCCCGGCGAACGGCACTCCGGAACAGCAGCGCGTCCGGCTCCTCCACGACCAGGACCTGATCAAGGTCGGGCTGACCGGCAACCTCGCCGGGTACGCCTTCACGGACTCCACCGGCCGGGCGGTCAAGGGCTCCGAGGTGGACTACAACGGAGCCCCGGCCGGGTACGCGGCGGCTCCCGGCGACGCGCTCGCGTACGTCGACGCCCACGACAACGAGACGCTCTTCGACGCCCTCGCGTTCAAGCTCCCCGAGGGCACCTCCACGGCCGACCGGGCCCGCTCCCAGGTCCTGGCCATGTCCGTGGCCGCCCTCTCCCAGGGCCCGGCCCTCTCCCAGGCGGGCACGGACCTGCTCCGCTCCAAGTCCCTGGACCGCAACTCCTACGACAGCGGCGACTGGTTCAACGCCATCCTGTGGGGCTGCAAGGACGGCAACGGCTTCGGCCGCGGCCTGCCCCCGGCGGCGGACAACCGCGCCAAGTGGCCCTACGCGAAGCCCCTGCTGGCAGCGCCCGCACCCGGCTGCGCGGAGATCGGCGGCGCCTCGTCCGCGTACCGGGACCTGCTGAAGATCCGTACGACGGAACCGGCCTTCGCCCTCACCACCACCGCGGCGGTCCAAGCGAAGCTGGCCTTCCCCCTCTCGGGGCCCGAGGAGACCCCGGGCGTGATCACGATGACCCTGGGCGACCTGGTGGTGGTCTTCAACGCCGCCCCCACCGCCCTGACCCAGCGGGTCCCGGCCCTCGCGGGCACGGCCTACGCCCTGCACCCGGTCCAGGCCTCGGGCGCGGACCCGGTGGTCCGCCGGGCGGCCTACGACCCGGCGAAGGGGGAGTTCGCCGTCCCGGCCCGCACGGCGGCGGTCTTCAAGCGGGGGTGA
- a CDS encoding carbohydrate-binding module family 20 domain-containing protein codes for MSTRARAARAAAALLSVSAVTAVTALAVVGGSAQQAVAAAPGEKDVTAVMFEWKFDSVGKACGESLGPAGYGYVQVSPPQEHIQGGQWWTSYQPVSYKIAGRLGDRTAFKAMVDACHAAGVKVVADSVINHMAAGDGVGTGGSSYTKYNYPGIYSGGDMDDCRSSISNYGDRGNVQNCELVQLADLDTGEDYVRGRIAGYLNDLLSLGVDGFRIDAAKHMPAADLANIKSRMSNPNAYWKQEAIHGAGEAVSPSEYLGSGDVQEFRYARDLKRVFQSENLAYLKNFGEAWGHMPSGQSAVFVDNHDTERGGDTLSYKDGSAYTLGNVFMLAWPYGSPDVHSGYEWTDRDAGPPNGGTVNACYADGWKCQHAWREISSMVGFRNSARGQAVTDWWDNGADQIAFGRGTKAYVAINHEGSALTRTFQTSLAGGDYCDVQSGRSVTVDSGGRFTATLGAGTAVALHVGARGCGATSSPSPTPTPTPTPTPTAAAGASFAVNATTVVGQNIHVTGDRAELGSWNTGAALKLDPAAYPVWKLDVTLPPGTVFAYKYVRKDAAGNVTWESGANRSATVPANGKVTLTDTWRN; via the coding sequence ATGTCAACCCGTGCCCGCGCCGCCAGAGCCGCCGCCGCGCTGCTGTCCGTATCCGCCGTCACCGCCGTGACCGCCCTCGCCGTCGTCGGGGGGTCCGCCCAGCAGGCCGTGGCCGCCGCCCCAGGTGAGAAGGACGTCACCGCCGTCATGTTCGAGTGGAAGTTCGACTCCGTGGGGAAGGCCTGCGGGGAGAGCCTCGGGCCCGCCGGGTACGGCTACGTCCAGGTGTCGCCCCCGCAGGAGCACATCCAGGGGGGCCAGTGGTGGACCTCGTACCAGCCCGTCAGCTACAAGATCGCCGGGCGGCTGGGTGACCGTACCGCCTTCAAGGCCATGGTCGACGCCTGTCACGCCGCCGGCGTGAAGGTCGTCGCCGACTCCGTCATCAACCACATGGCGGCCGGGGACGGGGTGGGGACGGGGGGCAGTTCGTACACGAAGTACAACTACCCCGGCATCTACTCCGGTGGGGACATGGACGACTGCCGGTCCTCGATATCGAACTACGGCGATCGCGGGAACGTCCAGAACTGCGAGCTCGTGCAACTCGCCGACCTGGACACCGGCGAGGACTACGTGCGGGGCCGGATCGCCGGCTACCTCAACGACCTGCTCTCCCTCGGCGTGGACGGCTTCCGGATCGACGCCGCCAAGCACATGCCGGCCGCCGACCTCGCCAACATCAAGTCCCGGATGTCGAACCCGAACGCCTACTGGAAGCAGGAGGCGATCCACGGGGCGGGCGAGGCCGTCTCGCCGAGCGAGTACCTCGGGAGCGGGGACGTACAGGAGTTCCGGTACGCGCGGGACCTCAAGCGGGTCTTCCAGAGCGAGAACCTCGCCTACCTGAAGAACTTCGGCGAGGCGTGGGGGCACATGCCCTCCGGGCAGTCCGCCGTGTTCGTCGACAACCACGACACCGAGCGCGGCGGTGACACCCTCAGCTACAAGGACGGGTCCGCCTACACGCTCGGAAACGTCTTCATGCTGGCGTGGCCCTACGGCTCTCCCGACGTGCACTCCGGCTACGAGTGGACCGACCGGGATGCCGGACCGCCCAACGGCGGCACCGTGAACGCCTGTTACGCCGACGGGTGGAAGTGCCAGCACGCCTGGCGGGAGATCTCCTCCATGGTCGGCTTCCGCAACTCCGCGCGCGGCCAGGCCGTCACCGACTGGTGGGACAACGGCGCCGACCAGATCGCCTTCGGGCGGGGAACCAAGGCGTACGTCGCCATCAACCACGAGGGCTCGGCGCTGACGCGGACGTTCCAGACCTCCCTCGCGGGCGGCGACTACTGCGACGTGCAGAGCGGGCGGTCCGTGACCGTGGACTCCGGCGGGCGGTTCACCGCCACCCTCGGGGCCGGGACGGCCGTCGCCCTGCACGTGGGTGCCCGCGGCTGCGGCGCCACCTCGAGCCCGAGCCCGACTCCGACTCCGACGCCCACTCCCACGCCCACCGCCGCTGCCGGTGCCTCCTTCGCCGTCAACGCCACCACCGTCGTCGGCCAGAACATCCACGTCACCGGTGACCGCGCCGAGCTCGGCAGCTGGAACACCGGCGCCGCGCTCAAGCTCGACCCGGCCGCCTATCCCGTCTGGAAGCTCGACGTCACGCTCCCGCCCGGCACGGTCTTCGCGTACAAGTACGTCCGCAAGGACGCCGCCGGGAACGTCACCTGGGAGAGCGGAGCCAACCGCTCCGCGACGGTCCCCGCCAACGGCAAGGTCACGCTGACCGACACCTGGCGCAACTGA
- a CDS encoding RICIN domain-containing protein has product MRSVRRLMLLLAATGLLAGATLTGTPAAAAAPLLKSNLNGRCADIFMYHQENGASVVAYDCHGGSNQQWYWDGEQIRSNLNGKCLEIYGPHMEDQGSVSMWDCNGTRHQKWFRNGGEIRNRVNGKCLDILGGRADNGQLLVSWTCNGARSQSWDF; this is encoded by the coding sequence ATGAGGTCCGTACGGCGACTGATGCTTCTGCTGGCGGCTACCGGACTGCTGGCCGGCGCCACCTTGACGGGCACACCCGCGGCTGCCGCGGCGCCCCTCCTCAAGTCCAACCTGAACGGGAGGTGCGCCGACATCTTCATGTACCACCAGGAGAACGGCGCCTCCGTCGTGGCGTACGACTGTCACGGCGGCTCCAACCAGCAGTGGTACTGGGACGGCGAGCAGATCCGTTCCAACCTGAACGGAAAGTGCCTGGAGATCTACGGCCCCCACATGGAGGACCAGGGCTCCGTGAGCATGTGGGACTGCAACGGCACCCGCCACCAGAAGTGGTTCCGCAACGGCGGCGAGATCCGCAACCGGGTGAACGGAAAGTGCCTCGACATCCTGGGTGGCCGGGCCGACAACGGCCAGCTCCTGGTCAGCTGGACCTGCAACGGTGCGCGCAGCCAGAGCTGGGACTTCTGA